The DNA window GAAGATGATATCAATTTCTTTACTCGAAATTCATTAAAGCTGTAAACTTTGAAACTCAGAGATGGAAATATGGACTTCACCATCTTTCTCAGGTCTTGAAAATCCTTATTTTTCGAAGccacaaaattgaaataaacattTTCTGGGTAAGATGAATGCTTGAGAACAGAGTGAACTGCTGCTGCTGATCTTCTAAAATATTTGGCATCAAGAGTCATGGCTacgggtgtgtttggtatgaaggaaaacattttccggaaaatgttttctaatcttctcatgtttggttggattaaatattttggaaaatgttttccaaatcaactcattttcctcaaatttaaggaaaatgacttcccttcaaaacttaaggaaaacattttccaaaactctcttccaactttcaattaaaaaaaaaattgttgaaaaaatcaatttattttgtttctacCCTCAAACCAGTCCCCCAACCAACCCTCCCccccccctcccaaaaaaataataattaaaacttgtttttaaattcagtTTTTTTACCCACCCTCACGCACCTCCTACCCagccccccacccacccccacccctacaatccccctcccaaaaaaaaattttaagtttgtttttaaaaaatattttcaacttcaaaatttcattttttcacgcTACCCTTGACCCCCACCACCCACCTCTTACCCagccccctaccagccccccaccccccaaaaaaaaNNNNNNNNNNNNNNNNNNNNNNNNNNNNNNNNNNNNNNNNNNNNNNNNNNNNNNNNNNNNNNNNNNNNNNNNNNNNNNNNNNNNNNNNNNNNNNNNNNNNNNNNNNNNNNNNNNNNNNNNNNNNNNNNNNNNNNNNNNNNNNNNNNNNNNNNNNNNNNNNNNNNNNNNNNNNNNNNNNNNNNNNNNNNNNNNNNNNNNNNNNNNNNNNNNNNNNNNNNNNNNNNNNNNNNNNNNNNNNNNNNNNNNNNNNNNNNNNNNNN is part of the Solanum stenotomum isolate F172 chromosome 8, ASM1918654v1, whole genome shotgun sequence genome and encodes:
- the LOC125873833 gene encoding probable galacturonosyltransferase-like 10; translation: MTLDAKYFRRSAAAVHSVLKHSSYPENVYFNFVASKNKDFQDLRKMVKSIFPSLSFKVYSFNEFRVKKLISSSIRQALVNPLNYARTYLAEIIQPCVERVIYLDYVVLVDDIQKLRSISLTGSKNYWSSRVL